The Deinococcus arcticus genome has a segment encoding these proteins:
- a CDS encoding pyridoxamine 5'-phosphate oxidase family protein gives MATTLKALAQKMRGMDYCLLTTVSSHGQLASRPMSNNGEVEYDGTSYFFTWADSRAARDIEKNSHVVLNFKAKKGFLFVAVQGHARVLHDRRVMKDHWHPELERWFKGGLDTEGLVMLVVDARRIQWWGEEDGKIELKPD, from the coding sequence ATGGCAACCACCCTCAAGGCCCTGGCCCAGAAGATGCGCGGCATGGACTACTGCCTGCTGACCACCGTGAGCAGTCACGGCCAGCTGGCCTCGCGGCCCATGAGCAACAACGGCGAGGTGGAATACGACGGCACCAGCTACTTTTTCACCTGGGCTGACTCGCGCGCCGCCCGCGATATCGAGAAAAACAGCCACGTCGTACTGAACTTCAAGGCCAAGAAGGGCTTTTTGTTCGTGGCGGTGCAGGGCCACGCCCGCGTACTGCACGACCGCCGCGTGATGAAAGACCACTGGCACCCGGAGCTGGAGCGGTGGTTCAAAGGCGGCCTGGACACCGAGGGGCTGGTGATGCTGGTTGTGGACGCCCGGCGCATTCAGTGGTGGGGCGAGGAAGACGGCAAGATTGAGTTGAAGCCGGATTGA
- the sufD gene encoding Fe-S cluster assembly protein SufD codes for MTQFTEQLATHTGPEWLNSKRRESLDLFNTLAIPTENVEAWKYTQVDMDFAALRPHGKRDEVTDVAALPASVQERLTGTDVGAFLVLDGPDVVYRTELPAELTQKGVIFTDLKTAVEQHADKVQQYLYSVVPAEVPDDTTIAAPGTTPSKSPDPSEGKFSALAAALWTNGAFMYVPRGVEVELPLGSFRVMSEAGTYTATRTLVVAEENAQVTFIDEQASDDLPGTYAIGAVELVVKAGARVRYVSIQNWGKGVTHIQRQRGDVERDATLNSLVVTMGGTLSRTEMQSYLRGQGADSEMLALYFANEDQHFDHYTLQHHAAAHAHSDLLYKGVNNDRSVGVFSGMIKVDLGAQKTDAYQKHRTLMLSSEARNYSVPQLEINANDVRCSHGSTTSPVDQEALFFLRSRGISRETAEKMLVTAFLEDVLGRVPLSSVVKYIEGIIARKVGAV; via the coding sequence ATGACCCAATTCACCGAGCAACTGGCCACGCACACCGGCCCCGAGTGGCTGAACAGCAAGCGCCGCGAGAGCCTGGACCTGTTCAACACCCTGGCCATTCCCACCGAGAACGTGGAGGCCTGGAAGTACACCCAGGTGGACATGGACTTCGCCGCGCTGCGCCCCCACGGCAAGCGCGACGAGGTCACGGACGTGGCCGCGCTGCCCGCCAGCGTGCAGGAACGCCTGACCGGCACCGACGTGGGCGCTTTCCTGGTGCTGGACGGCCCAGACGTGGTGTACCGCACCGAACTGCCCGCCGAGCTGACCCAGAAGGGCGTGATCTTCACCGACCTGAAGACGGCGGTGGAACAGCACGCCGACAAGGTGCAGCAGTACCTGTATTCCGTGGTGCCTGCCGAGGTGCCCGACGACACCACCATTGCCGCGCCCGGCACCACCCCCAGCAAGAGCCCCGACCCCAGCGAGGGCAAGTTCAGCGCGCTGGCGGCGGCGCTGTGGACGAACGGCGCCTTTATGTACGTGCCGCGCGGCGTGGAGGTCGAACTGCCCCTGGGGTCCTTCCGCGTGATGAGCGAGGCCGGCACCTACACCGCCACCCGCACCCTGGTGGTGGCCGAGGAAAACGCGCAGGTGACCTTCATTGACGAGCAGGCCAGCGACGACCTGCCCGGCACCTACGCCATTGGCGCTGTGGAGCTGGTCGTGAAGGCGGGCGCGCGCGTGCGCTACGTGTCCATTCAGAACTGGGGCAAGGGCGTGACCCATATTCAGCGCCAGCGCGGCGACGTGGAGCGCGACGCCACCCTGAACAGTCTGGTGGTGACCATGGGCGGCACCCTATCGCGCACCGAGATGCAGAGCTACCTGCGCGGGCAGGGCGCCGACAGCGAGATGCTGGCGCTGTACTTTGCGAATGAAGACCAGCACTTCGACCACTACACCCTGCAGCACCACGCCGCCGCGCACGCCCACAGCGACCTGCTGTACAAGGGCGTGAACAACGACCGGAGCGTGGGCGTGTTCTCCGGGATGATCAAGGTGGACCTGGGCGCCCAGAAAACCGACGCCTACCAGAAGCACCGCACCCTGATGCTGTCCAGCGAAGCCCGCAACTACTCGGTGCCGCAGCTGGAAATCAATGCCAACGACGTGCGCTGCAGCCACGGCAGCACCACCAGCCCGGTGGACCAGGAAGCCCTGTTCTTCCTGCGCTCGCGCGGCATCAGCAGGGAAACGGCCGAGAAGATGCTGGTCACGGCGTTCCTGGAAGATGTGCTGGGCCGCGTGCCGCTTTCCAGCGTGGTCAAGTACATCGAAGGCATCATTGCCCGGAAGGTGGGCGCAGTTTAA